Part of the Salvelinus fontinalis isolate EN_2023a chromosome 1, ASM2944872v1, whole genome shotgun sequence genome is shown below.
CCCCACCCAAGTGTCGATCTTAACCACTCACATACCTCCACCCCAAACACCGCTGCCAGAACTCTCCTCCAGCTCTGTGCTCAACAGAACCGCCCGCCCCTTCAACCCAGGGTTTGTGACCAACCGAGCCGCCACCGCTCCTGTTGTGTTCCGCCCTGTCGTCACCAAAAGCGCCCCGCGCCCGGCGACCTCGGTGTCTATTGTAGGACCTCCCTTCTCCACCTCATCAGAGCCGCCTCCAAGTGGTAATCCCGCCTTCTTCTCTCCCCCGTCCTCTGTGTCCAGAGGACCCTTCTCCACCTCCGCCTCAGCACTGGCCACTCATCCCCGTCCTGCCTTCTCTGTGGAGAACCTGGCAGAACCACCCATGCCCTCTGTTCAACAGGTGTCCTTCACAGCCATACCTCCACCCCCAGCACAATTCTCAGGTGGCCCCATACCCCCACCTCCAGGATCATTTGCCAATGTACCCACAATTCCACCTCCATCACCATTCTCAGGTGCACCCATACCCCAAGCCCCAGTCTCAGTGGCTCAATCAGCCCCAGCTCCAGTGTCTTTCGACCCTATACACCAACCTCAAGTTTCTGTTGCCCAGATGCCCCAAGCTTCTGTCTCAGTTGTCCCACTCCCAAACCCCACAACCCCAACACCTATACTCAGATCCCCCATGTCCAAGGTCCCACCTGCCCCTGGTGGTCGTACCGGCATCCTCCTGGAGGCTCGTCGGCACAGCGGCAGGAGGCCCATGTTTCGAGTCCCTGCTGAGAAGAAGAACTCTCCAAACCCTGACCTGCTGAACATGGTGCAGAACCTGGATGACAGGCCCCGCTACAGAAGCTACTCAGAGAGTGTGATGGGCTTTGAGTCAGGTGCAGAGGAAGACCAGGGTGCTGAAGTCTGCCGGGGAAAGATGCCTCCACTGGTGGCCCCCAAACCCAGGGTCATCCACGAGGCCCCTCAGATCCCCCAGGAAGAAGGCAAGGGGGCTCAGCTGTTTGCCCGCAGGCAGAGCCGCATGGACCGGTATGTGGTAGACACACCTCAGGAGACCGCCTACCGGCAGGAGGTCTCCCGCCCAGGGGTCGAGCCCCAGGATGCTCCCAACCCCAATATCAACTCACAGTGGAAGTTATCCCCCAACATCCGCGCCCCCCCGCCTATCGGCTACAACCCTCTGCTGGCCCCCTCCTGTCCTGTGGGGCCACAGAGAGATACCAGCAGGTCTGACAGGGGGGACTGGGGAGGCAAAGGAGGGATCACCTTTCAGAGGGAGGGAATCAAAGCTCTGGATTTCATGAGAAGGCAGCCTTACCAGCTCAACTCAGCTATGTTCGGGGGTAGTGTTGCCAAGCTGTCGGCGATTCCCTCCTACCAGGACCAGAGACATCAGCAGGGAGGGTACACTACTATGGTGGGCAGCACCATGACCCCTCCCAGACAGATCCCAGTCAAAGCGGCCCGTGTGTATGAGATCAAACGCTTCTCCACACCCACGCCCATGTCAGCCCCGAGCCTGGCCCCCACCGTGATCGCTCCTCGCTCAGCCACAACGCTGGGAGAGCGCCTGACCCGCTCCGATATGATCTCCCCaacccctgctcctctctccccaccccctgcccCTTTCTTTGCCCCAGCTCCTGTCTCTGCCTCACCTTCCGTCCTTGCTCCTACCTATTCAGGGGGCCTGCCTGGACTGCCCAGAATCAATGTTACCCCTGTCCGcaaccccatccccatcccccacCCAGCACCCTATCCTGGAGTGTCCTACAGTGGGCTCCAAGGAGCCAAGCAGTTTCAGAGTGCCCCTGAGCTTAGTTTCCTTGCTAACCTTCCCACTCCCCTAAGGGCGAATGCCATGCAGGCGCCAAAACCCCGCTTCATCGCCACCAAGGTGGGCGTCCAGCCGTGTGTGTGGAGACCAGGTGCCATGTGATCAGGTGGGAGTGGGAGATCATGTCTGTCACTAAGAACTGGACACATCTCAGCCCTAAAACAAATATCTGCAAAACAATAAAGTAATAAGGTGGTCAAATACTGATCAATGAGCTTGTTCAGTACCTAACAAAAATGTTTTTAcgagtgccttgcaaaagtattcatccccccgtttttcctattttgttgcattacaacctgtaatttgaaTTGATTATAATTTACATATCATGTCATGGGCATACACAAAATactccaaattggtgaagtgaaatgaaaaaaataacttacaaacGGAAAAAAATtacaaacggaaaagtggtgcttgcatatgtattcactccctttgctatgaagcccctaaataagatctggtgcaaccaattaccttcagaagtcacataattagttaaataaagtccacttgtgtgcaatctaagtgtcacatgatctgtcacatgatctcagtatatatacacctgttctgaaaggccccatagtctgcaacaccactaagcaaggggcaccaccaagcaagcggcaccatgaagaccaaggagctctccaaacaggttagggacaaagttgtggagaagtacagattagggttgggttataaaagcATCTGAAGCTTTGatcatcccacagagcaccattaaatccattattaaaaaatggaaagaatatggcaccacaacaaacctgccaagagagggctgcccaccaaaactcacagaccaggcaaggagggcattaatcagagaggcaacagagaccaaagataaccctgaaggagctgtaaagctccacagcggagattgcagtatctgtccataggaccactttaagccgtacactccacagagctgggctttacagaagagtggccagaaaaaaagccattgcttaaagaaataaATAAGTAAACACATTTAGTGTTCGCTAAAAGGcacgtgggagactccccaaacatatggaagaaggtactctggtcagatgggactaaaatgtagcttttagGCCATCaaagaaaacgctatgtctggcacaaacccaacacctctcatcaccctgagaataccatccccacagtgaagcatggtggtggcagcatcatgctgtgggcatgtttttcattggcagggactgggaaactggtcagaattgaaggaatgatgaatggcgctaaatacagggaaattcttgagggaaacctgtttcagtcttccagagatttgagactgggatggaggttcaccttccagcaggacaatgaccctaagcatactgcaaaAGCAacacttaaagattgctgtacaccagtggaaaccatgcaacttgaaggagctggagcagttttgacttgaagaatgggcaaaaatcccagtggctagatgtgcttaTAGAGACATGCCCCAAgaaacttgcagctgtaattgctgcaaaaggtggctctacaaagtatcgactttgggggggggggggggggggggtgaatagttatgcatgctcaagttttccgtttttttgtcttatttcttgtttgtttcacaatgaaaaatattttgcatcttcaaagtggtaggcatgttgtgtaaatcaaatgacacaaaccccccgaaaatcaattttaattacagtttgtaaggcaacaaaataggaaaaatgccaagtggggtgaatactttcgcaagccactgtattaaGTGTGTTGGATTGTAGTCATTTGAAACCCTCACTAAATGAAGGGTTGATTGCTGAAACTCATAAATGTGTTTCCATTCACTTGATTCTTTTCAACCCTTTGGTTTAGTAGAGGGAAGTGCAGTAGAGGTAATTGGCTATGAACGTCACAAAGAACTAGCCTCCTACGAACCATCCTGATCTCGCAAGAACAGGATGGTGTGCATGACGTACACTAAGCACTGCGATAGGACTTTAAATCATAGTCATCCATGTGATTGCAGTCGTAAATTAGCTTGCCTGACGCACATGCTGTTGCTGACATGTGTTTGTCTGGTTTGTCTGTTGAATCATTGTCTATCAGGACATCTGAATAGAGGAATTTGGTCCAGTCACGTCACACGTACACAGTAGTCTACCCACTGTACGCCTGTCCTGGAGGAGGTTTGTGTAAGGCTTATCTTTCTACACAGTCAGCTAAATACTGTTTAAAGGGCCATGGTAGTGAGAAAGTCTGTACTGAATTATTCTTTGAAACTTGAAATGTTGACATGTAGGATTTATTTTGAAAAAAATATCACAGGAGGATTGCTGAGTGCCTGTGTCTTCCCTCTCTgatgagaggacagaggaggaagaggtgaggCTAACTCAGAGAGTGGTGAAAACAGGGGGGGGTCAGAGCAGCGCTGATTCAATGTCAGACGAGTGCCAAGTACCATGATGCTTCAGTCAGAGGAAACCACTGACATTTGGACCTGTCCAAAAGAGGTCATTGCTCAGTTTTCATTGGGCAATGGCTAGGTCTAATATTTAATGGATCTGGGGCTGGGGCTCCCTTCCAGTCCGCTTAAGCCCTCCTTggaagatgagaggagggagaagttCTGTTAGACCTCTCTGCATTCTGAGTGTTTGTGTTGGTGGTCAGATCCCTGGCTCCCAGTGGTCAGCGAGAAACGCTATCTGTTTTGGCTGGGCTCGTAGTCAACAGGTGTCTTGCTATCCTGTCACTGCCTATTTGCAGAGCTGATCAGACAGCGAACCGAACTGGATGAACACATTAACCTAGCACTTCCCAGACTAGTGTGCCCTTTCTGGATGTCTGGTGTCCATGTCGCCGCTCACGTTGTATTAAAACAAATGACACTAATGATGgatgtgtattttttttattttattgtgacTGAAGTGTTAAAAACATGAGAGGGGCTGTGGATATGGAAGGAGCAGGGACATACGGTCCCTGCCAAATGTTTTAAAGGGGTGTCGGTTATAAACCCAGAGTCAAGGTCCTCACTGGCATTTAGAGGAGGGGAGATATGTCAAAGTGTGAAATGAGAGAAAAACTTTAGTTTGGATTTGTCAAGGATTTCCCACAGCCGTTTAGAAATGAGAAGAAAGTGACTAGGAAAGCCTGGGTTCTGAGGCCTAGtgagggaggaggatagagagagaagagggacaacCCCATTGGTGCCTCTGAAACATGGAGGTGATCAGGTAGTGTATAAAATGGGGGAGTTGACAGAGAATGAACCCAATCATGAATGGGACCATAACCGTTCATATTATTCTAACCCTGAAAACAGCTGATGGCAATTAACTGCAAATACATACAGGCTTTTGGATATGGATAAGACCCCCATTTACTGACAGGGTTCATGACTCATACCTTTCTGATGGTGGTAAATGGTGGTTGTTATTAGTTGTTTTTCAAATGTATACATCTAATTTAACCCAACAGGCTATCTGTTGTGTTTATGTCATTATGGGTTTTAAAGTATGTAATATGTTGTGCATATGTGTAAAAATACAATAATAGACTTGTAATTTGAGTGTGAAAATGTCTGTTAATAATTATGCCGCAGTAAGAGCTTTTCACTGACTGAGAGATGAGCCATTTTTAGAGGAATAAAACATAGACATGTCTCCAATTGTCTGAATCATTTGATTCCACACTGCCCCCTGTCGTTCACTGTGTGACACTGCAATGATCAGATACACAATATTATTGTACTACAGAAAACCAGTCTAGAACAGGATAGAAATCTACATGCAAACACAATGCCGTGTTtccccaaaataacacatttttatcCAATTCAATTTTACACCATCGGAGTATCTATCgtccgtctgtctgcctgtctgtctgtctgtctgtctgtctgtctgtctgtctgtctgtctgttttagtaATCTAAGAGAATACCCATGTGATATTCAAAACATTTACAGTAAACCTAATTATAACACAGATTCTACAGCCAGAAAATGGTCTTTAAATTGTAAAAGGTAGCCTAACAAACATGCAGCTACTTACCAACTGAATAGAATTAAGATAAGAATTCAAATCAATATCAGTTCCAAGAAGCCGGTACAAAATCAGACTTTTTCAGTTCCAAGAAGCGTGGAGACACGGTCTCCAAAGGGAAGGTGTTAAAAGGTGGCCTCAACAATAGGGCTGGACCTCTTTGCATAAcggttaaggtgttggcttgaaaATTAGCTGGACCTGGCCTTCAAATCCTGGTCGGGGCTACCCCCGTATTCGCTATAACATTGATTGCATTAGACCATAGAAAATATAGGTAGGCATGTAACTTACATTTGAATAGGTCATGACCCCCCCCAATATTAGAGACAGGTCAATTTGACCCCCTCAATAATATACCATGATGAATTTGATTGAtcgaggagtgggaggccccaatgcacaactgagcaagaggacaagtacattagagtgtctagtttgagaaacacacgctacacaagtcctcaactggcagcttcattaaatagtaccctcaaaacaccagtctcaacgtcaacagtgaagaggcgactccgggatgctggtcttctaggcaggtagcatatcaagaagctgattaaagagcacaatcattacacaggttcacctttttctggggacaataaaaagatAAACTAAAATGTGCAACTTTGTCacagaacacaatgccacagatgtctcaaattttgtgagagagtgcaattggcacgctgactgcaggaatatccaccaaagCTGTTACCAGAGacttgaatgttcatttctctacaataagccacctccaacgttgtgttagagaatttgtcagtacgtccaaccagcctcacaaccgcagaccacgtgtaaccacgccagcacatgacctccacatccggcttcttccccTGTGGGACGGTCTGAGATGtcccacccggacagctgatgaaactatgggtttgcacaaccgaagaattcctGCACAAACTGTccgaaaccgtctcagggaagcttatctgcatgctcatcgtcctcaccagggtcttgacctgactgcagtttggtgtcgtaaccgtcttcagtgggcaaatgctcaccttcgatggccactggcacactggagaatcatggtttcaactgtaccgggcagatggcagacagagtGTATgccatcgtgtgggcgagcgttttgctgatgtcaaagttgtcaacagagtgccccatggtggctgtggggttatggtatgagcaggcataaactacggacaacgaacacaatatgtattttatcggtggcaatttaaatgcacagagatacaatGACGAAATCCTgtggcccattgtcgtgccattcattcaccgccatcatctcatgtttcagcatgataattcacagtcacatgtcacaaggatctgtacacaattcctggaagctgataatgtcccagttcttccatggtctgcatactcaccagacatgtcacacattgagcctgtttgggatactctggattgacgtgtacaacagcgtgttccagttcctgccaatatccagcaacttcgcacagccattgaagaggaatgggacaacattccacaggccacagtcaacagcctgatcaactttatgcgaaggagatgaggcaaatggtggtcacagcagatactgactggttttctgattcatTCCCCTACctaaggtatctgtgactaacagatgcatatctgtattctcagtcatgtgaaatccatagattagggcataattacttaatttcaattgactgatttccttatataactcagtaactcagtaaaatctttgaaattattgcatgttgaatttatatttttgttcagtgtatatctgGTCAATTCAGGGCCGGCTTAATGCATGGGCTTACCTACCAGGGCTGATGCCCTTGTGCCCAGGCCCATGGGGGGCCCAAAAGgcatcaaaaaaatatataatgaaaaaatatatatacagtggcttcagaatgtattcagacccctttacttttttcacattttgataGGTTACAGCCAagctctaaaattgattacatagatgttttcc
Proteins encoded:
- the LOC129851761 gene encoding synaptopodin 2-like protein, producing MVSEEVIITLSGGAPWGFRLQGGVEHQKPLQVAKVRKRSKACRAGLREGDELVSINNQPCGGLSHAQAMTIIDSSPGILHIQVKRAPAGFQSVVLLTRAPSPRIDKEYRATLRTMSPSSRLHHTATIMEVPHGRSSLLSPMVRRSITSPPGSEAYYGETDSDAEVAANERQRRQKHRNPSNLPGKAFGRASPEGGETSEFSGYDSAPDARVYPGLQGHGLLDGRGGGEGLPGVARREVIYQPPPGMWSSQTSTETSSIISSVEDQVSGQDRVVEEDRTFQEPSNVVPLVSPERAKEAMQLSSRRQMVPMVGPIDTPLDEELSVTYTDKAKQAKLNRGDTVQDKKVKEARTKCRSIASLLTDAPNPNSKGVLMFKKRRQRSKKYTLTSFGSVDEDMQHNSPEEDGLFPGSESEFDEDGFSAAPDTTWDSDYLDALEKRATAGGERGDGTEDATSPGLSDISGKGAQLFEQQRKRAAEHAKKVAAAQPQIRTQSLNQIQIQEQPQPYAQSQPQPETQQQMYQPQQPMAPPPPVAFQEEARSVAERPMAPPPAAPTAYSMANGDVAYSPVSTAGMVMSPLTVAPNPIPTQVSILTTHIPPPQTPLPELSSSSVLNRTARPFNPGFVTNRAATAPVVFRPVVTKSAPRPATSVSIVGPPFSTSSEPPPSGNPAFFSPPSSVSRGPFSTSASALATHPRPAFSVENLAEPPMPSVQQVSFTAIPPPPAQFSGGPIPPPPGSFANVPTIPPPSPFSGAPIPQAPVSVAQSAPAPVSFDPIHQPQVSVAQMPQASVSVVPLPNPTTPTPILRSPMSKVPPAPGGRTGILLEARRHSGRRPMFRVPAEKKNSPNPDLLNMVQNLDDRPRYRSYSESVMGFESGAEEDQGAEVCRGKMPPLVAPKPRVIHEAPQIPQEEGKGAQLFARRQSRMDRYVVDTPQETAYRQEVSRPGVEPQDAPNPNINSQWKLSPNIRAPPPIGYNPLLAPSCPVGPQRDTSRSDRGDWGGKGGITFQREGIKALDFMRRQPYQLNSAMFGGSVAKLSAIPSYQDQRHQQGGYTTMVGSTMTPPRQIPVKAARVYEIKRFSTPTPMSAPSLAPTVIAPRSATTLGERLTRSDMISPTPAPLSPPPAPFFAPAPVSASPSVLAPTYSGGLPGLPRINVTPVRNPIPIPHPAPYPGVSYSGLQGAKQFQSAPELSFLANLPTPLRANAMQAPKPRFIATKVGVQPCVWRPGAM